Proteins encoded within one genomic window of Paenarthrobacter sp. JL.01a:
- a CDS encoding DUF2461 domain-containing protein has protein sequence MDTFTGIQTAAFRFYEDLEENNNREWWLEHKSTYDAEVREPLTALLAELEPRFGPAKIFRPNRDIRFSQDKSPYKTAQGAFAATKEGVGYYVQISADGLLIGGGYHSHTPAQLARFRAAVDAPESGQELQKIIDDVAEAGFAIEGEKLKTIPRGFDRDHPRAELLKHKSLSAGVEVGQPEWLSTAAAKDEIAARWEVLRPLVEWVGEHAAP, from the coding sequence ATGGACACATTCACAGGCATTCAGACAGCCGCTTTCCGCTTCTACGAGGACCTTGAAGAGAACAACAACCGTGAGTGGTGGCTGGAGCATAAAAGCACGTACGACGCCGAGGTCAGGGAGCCGCTGACAGCTCTCCTTGCGGAGTTGGAGCCCAGGTTCGGGCCGGCAAAGATCTTCCGCCCCAACCGGGACATCAGGTTCTCCCAAGACAAGTCGCCGTATAAGACCGCGCAGGGCGCCTTTGCTGCCACCAAGGAAGGCGTTGGCTACTACGTGCAGATCAGCGCAGACGGGCTCCTCATTGGCGGCGGTTACCATTCCCACACGCCGGCGCAGCTTGCCCGCTTCCGGGCAGCAGTGGATGCTCCTGAGAGTGGTCAGGAGCTGCAAAAGATCATCGACGACGTAGCGGAAGCAGGGTTCGCGATTGAAGGGGAGAAGTTGAAGACCATTCCCCGCGGTTTCGACAGGGACCATCCGAGGGCGGAGTTGCTCAAGCACAAGTCGCTGTCGGCCGGGGTGGAGGTGGGGCAGCCGGAATGGTTGTCCACTGCTGCGGCCAAGGACGAAATCGCTGCCCGCTGGGAGGTGCTTCGGCCCCTGGTGGAATGGGTTGGCGAGCACGCGGCACCGTAA
- a CDS encoding catalase, which translates to MTANISTTQSGAPVTSDAHSKSVGADGAIILTDHYLVEKLAQFNRERVPERVVHAKGGGAFGTFKTTSDVSAYTKAAFLQPGAETDMLIRFSSVAGENGSPDTWRDPRGFAVKFYTSEGNYDLVGNNTPVFFIRDGIKFPDFIHSQKRLPGTHLRDADMQWDFWTLSPESAHQVTWLMGDRGLPASWREMQGYGSHTYQWINAAGERFWVKYHFKSNQGVNSITGEQAEALAGSDADFYIRDLSENIEAGNFPSWELHVQVMPYEDAKTYRFNPFDLTKVWPHSDYPLIHVGTMELNKNPENYFAQIEQATFAPSNFVPGIAASPDKMLQARIFSYADAHRYRVGTNHAQIPVNQPKNQVNNYSQDGQGRYLFNAPSTPVYAPNSVGGPAAVEPASPAGGWENDGELTLSAHTLHAEDDDFGQAGTLYREVYDEAAKARFLDTITGAVGGVKNADIKERAIQYWTNVDAELGAKLRANLGAGQTTSDAEAANKL; encoded by the coding sequence ATGACCGCGAACATCTCGACCACACAGTCGGGTGCCCCTGTCACTTCCGACGCGCACTCCAAGTCCGTCGGCGCTGACGGTGCCATCATCCTGACCGACCACTACCTGGTGGAAAAGCTCGCACAGTTCAACCGCGAGCGCGTCCCGGAGCGTGTTGTGCACGCAAAGGGTGGCGGCGCTTTCGGTACGTTCAAGACCACTTCCGACGTTTCCGCCTACACCAAGGCAGCTTTCCTTCAGCCGGGTGCCGAGACGGACATGCTGATTCGCTTCTCCTCCGTTGCAGGCGAGAACGGTTCCCCCGACACGTGGCGCGATCCCCGCGGTTTCGCCGTGAAGTTCTACACCTCCGAGGGCAACTACGACCTCGTGGGCAACAACACCCCGGTGTTCTTCATCCGCGACGGAATCAAGTTCCCGGACTTCATCCACTCCCAGAAGCGCCTCCCGGGTACCCACCTGCGCGACGCTGACATGCAGTGGGACTTCTGGACCCTCTCCCCCGAGTCCGCACACCAGGTCACCTGGCTCATGGGCGACCGCGGCCTGCCGGCTTCCTGGCGTGAAATGCAGGGCTACGGCTCGCACACCTACCAGTGGATCAACGCTGCTGGTGAGCGTTTCTGGGTCAAGTACCACTTCAAGTCCAACCAGGGCGTCAACTCCATCACCGGTGAGCAGGCTGAAGCACTGGCCGGTTCGGATGCAGACTTCTACATCCGCGACCTCTCCGAGAACATCGAAGCCGGCAACTTCCCGTCGTGGGAACTGCACGTCCAGGTCATGCCCTACGAGGACGCCAAGACGTACCGCTTCAACCCGTTCGACCTCACCAAGGTGTGGCCGCACTCCGACTACCCGCTGATCCACGTGGGCACCATGGAGCTGAACAAGAACCCGGAGAACTACTTCGCGCAGATCGAGCAGGCCACCTTCGCGCCGTCGAACTTCGTGCCGGGCATCGCTGCCTCCCCGGACAAGATGCTGCAGGCCCGCATCTTCTCCTACGCCGACGCACACCGTTACCGCGTGGGCACCAACCACGCCCAGATCCCGGTGAACCAGCCGAAGAACCAGGTCAACAACTACAGCCAGGATGGCCAGGGCCGTTACCTGTTCAACGCCCCGTCCACTCCGGTCTACGCACCGAACTCCGTCGGCGGCCCGGCTGCTGTTGAGCCCGCATCCCCCGCCGGTGGCTGGGAGAACGACGGCGAGCTCACCCTCTCCGCGCACACCCTGCACGCCGAGGATGACGACTTCGGCCAGGCCGGTACCCTGTACCGCGAGGTCTACGACGAGGCCGCCAAGGCACGCTTCCTCGACACCATCACCGGTGCCGTTGGTGGCGTGAAGAACGCCGACATCAAGGAACGCGCCATCCAGTACTGGACCAACGTTGACGCCGAACTCGGCGCCAAGCTCCGCGCCAACCTCGGCGCTGGCCAGACCACGTCCGACGCTGAAGCAGCCAACAAGCTCTAA